A stretch of the Thunnus thynnus chromosome 7, fThuThy2.1, whole genome shotgun sequence genome encodes the following:
- the LOC137185804 gene encoding von Willebrand factor A domain-containing protein 5A-like isoform X1, giving the protein MNHCGLLTAKKEPVPLKSIEVELEVRDHVATVVSTLLYENKEDKPLEAVFVFPLPGDAAVCHFSAKIGQTQIVAEVKEKQKAHEEYDDALSSGQQAFLLEESDQSPDIFSLSVGSLPPGESASIRLEYVTELAVQADDGLRFCLPAVLNPRYQPQGSEGGSVQVTSVPASLVPYSLSFSARVSSPHPISKVESKCSLDPLQYLNTEKTQATVKLAAGHKFDRDVELLIYYKDAHQPTAVVEAGQASAKPGTLMGDPVVMLSLYPEFPQAVMSSVVSCGEFVFLIDRSGSMDFPMDNRNQKETRIGSARDTLLLLLKSLPMGCYFNIYSFGSSYQHIFPKSVEYNEKTMEEALKKVEEMGANLGGTEILKPLKHIYSQPCIPSQPRQLFVFTDGEVGNTKEVINLVRDNSGSHRCFSFGIGEGASSALINGLAKEGGGHAQFITGTDRMQPKVMQSLRFALQPAVVDISVTWDLPKAVSVTVLSPPITTIFQGQRSLVYAQLTGQSPEAAEGCVTVKYSLAGHPSQNQLRFSLKPAEDTGLTVHRLGARTLIRSLEMEERERRGQQDGRVKQKVVELSVQSGVSSSFTAFIAVNKSDSKAIQGPLLRRNVPAPRMMTGCCVPGYPSSLYGAPPMGNFMMGRAVSQSLFTQSYDFGAPVIRSVMIGGAVPQSLSTQSYDFAAPVMGSPLPSFGSFDNSFAAAMPKQPRRDPLLQLVSLQKASGCWLLEPALAAALGKTSEEVENPKPSAVNKEVWATILALIWLHGFKSDVQDEWELLAMKAASWLCAQKAPCVTECVEAGNALLGCKVQKDSLGI; this is encoded by the exons ATGAACCACTGTGGTCTGCTAACTGCCAAGAAGGAACCAG TTCCTCTGAAGAGCATTGAAGTGGAGCTGGAGGTGAGGGACCATGTGGCTACAGTGGTCTCCACTCTGCTCTACGAGAACAAGGAGGACAAACCACTGGAggctgtttttgtcttccctctGCCTGGAGatgctgctgtctgtcattTCAGTGCTAAGATTGGACAAACACAGATTGTAGCTGAGGTGAAGGAGAAACAGAAG GCTCATGAGGAGTATGATGATGCATTGAGCTCCGGTCAGCAGGCCTTCCTATTGGAGGAGAGTGATCAGAGCCCGGATATATTCTCTCTGAGTGTGGGCAGTCTGCCTCCAGGAGAGAGCGCCTCCATCAGGCTGGAGTACGTCACTGAGCTGGCTGTGCAGGCTGATGACGGGCTGAGGTTTTGTCTGCCTGCTGTGCTCAACCCTCGCTACCAACCTCAGG GTAGTGAAGGTGGCAGCGTCCAGGTGACATCTGTTCCAGCCTCTCTGGTGCCCTacagtctgtctttctctgcccGGGTGTCTTCTCCTCATCCAATCTCTAAAGTAGAGTCTAAGTGTTCCCTGGACCCTCTCCAGTACCTCAACACAGAGAAAACTCAGGCCACG GTCAAGTTGGCTGCAGGACACAAGTTCGACAGGGATGTTGAACTGTTGATTTATTACAAAGACGCCCACCAGCCCACTGCTGTGGTGGAAGCAGGACAGGCCTCTGCCAAGCCTG GCACTCTGATGGGTGATCCAGTGGTGATGTTGAGCCTGTACCCTGAGTTCCCCCAGGCTGTGATGTCTTCAGTCGTGTCATGTGGAGAGTTTGTGTTCTTGATTGATCGATCTGGAAGTATGGATTTTCCTATGGATAACCGCAACCAGAAAGAGACTCGCATTGGCAGTGCCAGG GATACTCTACTGCTCCTGCTGAAGAGTTTACCAATGGGCTGCTACTTCAACATCTACAGTTTCGGGTCCAGTTATCAACACATCTTCCC TAAGAGTGTGGAGTACAATGAGAAGACCATGGAAGAAGCTCTGAAGAAAGTTGAGGAGATGGGCGCTAATCTGGGAGGAACAGAGATCCTGAAGCCCCTCAAACATATTTACAGCCAGCCCTGCATTCCCAGTCAACCAAGacaa CTGTTTGTCTTTACTGACGGCGAGGTGGGGAACACCAAAGAAGTTATAAATCTGGTGAGGGACAACTCAGGCTCCCACAG GTGTTTCTCTTTTGGGATCGGGGAAGGAGCCAGCTCTGCTCTTATCAATGGGTTGGCCAAGGAAGGAGGAGGTCACGCTCAGTTCATCACAGGAACTGACAGGATGCAACCAAAA gTGATGCAGTCGCTGCGATTTGCTCTGCAGCCAGCTGTAGTGGACATCTCAGTCACATGGGATTTACCAAAGGCAGTGTCTGTCACTGTCCTCTCTCCACCCATCACAACAATTTtccagggtcaaaggtcactggtTTATGCTCAGCTCACTGGACAG agtccagaggcagCAGAGGGCTGTGTGACGGTGAAGTACAGCCTGGCAGGTCATCCATCCCAAAACCAGCTTCGCTTCAGTCTCAAACCTGCAGAGGACACTGG ATTAACAGTCCACAGGTTGGGTGCTCGGACTCTGATTCGCTCCCTTgagatggaagagagagagcgcagAGGACAGCAAGATGGACGAGTGAAGCAGAAGGTGGTGGAGCTCAGTGTCCAATCAGGAGTGAGCAGTTCCTTCACCGCCTTCATTGCTGTCAATAAAAGTGACAGCAAGGCGATTCAAGGACCTCTGTTGCGCAGAAATGTTCCAGCACCCA GGATGATGACGGGTTGTTGTGTGCCAGGGTATCCTAGCAGCCTTTATGGTGCTCCACCCATGGGAAATT tCATGATGGGGAGGGCCGTGTCACAGAGTTTGTTTACGCAGAGTTATGATTTTGGTGCTCCAGTCATTAGAAGTG tCATGATAGGGGGGGCCGTGCCACAGAGTTTGTCTACACAGAGTTATGATTTTGCTGCTCCAGTCATGGGAAGTC cTCTGCCGTCCTTCGGCTCCTTTGATAACAGTTTTGCAGCCGCCATGCCCAAGCAGCCTCGCAGAGACCCTTTGCTGCAGTTGGTGTCCCTCCAGAAGGCGTCTGGTTGCTGGTTGCTTGAACCAGCTCTGGCTGCTGCACTGGGAAAAACCAGCGAGGAGGTGGAAAACCCCAAACCTTCAGCG GTGAACAAGGAAGTGTGGGCCACCATTCTGGCTCTGATCTGGCTTCATGGTTTCAAGTCAGATGTTCAGGATGAATGGGAGCTTCTGGCTATGAAGGCTGCATCATGGCTCTGTGCTCAGAAAG cacCATGTGTGACAGAGTGTGTGGAAGCTGGAAATGCACTGCTGGGTTGCAAGGTGCAGAAAGATTCACTGGGGATTTGA
- the LOC137185804 gene encoding von Willebrand factor A domain-containing protein 5A-like isoform X3, whose amino-acid sequence MNHCGLLTAKKEPVPLKSIEVELEVRDHVATVVSTLLYENKEDKPLEAVFVFPLPGDAAVCHFSAKIGQTQIVAEVKEKQKAHEEYDDALSSGQQAFLLEESDQSPDIFSLSVGSLPPGESASIRLEYVTELAVQADDGLRFCLPAVLNPRYQPQGSEGGSVQVTSVPASLVPYSLSFSARVSSPHPISKVESKCSLDPLQYLNTEKTQATVKLAAGHKFDRDVELLIYYKDAHQPTAVVEAGQASAKPGTLMGDPVVMLSLYPEFPQAVMSSVVSCGEFVFLIDRSGSMDFPMDNRNQKETRIGSARDTLLLLLKSLPMGCYFNIYSFGSSYQHIFPKSVEYNEKTMEEALKKVEEMGANLGGTEILKPLKHIYSQPCIPSQPRQLFVFTDGEVGNTKEVINLVRDNSGSHRCFSFGIGEGASSALINGLAKEGGGHAQFITGTDRMQPKVMQSLRFALQPAVVDISVTWDLPKAVSVTVLSPPITTIFQGQRSLVYAQLTGQSPEAAEGCVTVKYSLAGHPSQNQLRFSLKPAEDTGLTVHRLGARTLIRSLEMEERERRGQQDGRVKQKVVELSVQSGVSSSFTAFIAVNKSDSKAIQGPLLRRNVPAPRMMTGCCVPGYPSSLYGAPPMGNSLPSFGSFDNSFAAAMPKQPRRDPLLQLVSLQKASGCWLLEPALAAALGKTSEEVENPKPSAVNKEVWATILALIWLHGFKSDVQDEWELLAMKAASWLCAQKAPCVTECVEAGNALLGCKVQKDSLGI is encoded by the exons ATGAACCACTGTGGTCTGCTAACTGCCAAGAAGGAACCAG TTCCTCTGAAGAGCATTGAAGTGGAGCTGGAGGTGAGGGACCATGTGGCTACAGTGGTCTCCACTCTGCTCTACGAGAACAAGGAGGACAAACCACTGGAggctgtttttgtcttccctctGCCTGGAGatgctgctgtctgtcattTCAGTGCTAAGATTGGACAAACACAGATTGTAGCTGAGGTGAAGGAGAAACAGAAG GCTCATGAGGAGTATGATGATGCATTGAGCTCCGGTCAGCAGGCCTTCCTATTGGAGGAGAGTGATCAGAGCCCGGATATATTCTCTCTGAGTGTGGGCAGTCTGCCTCCAGGAGAGAGCGCCTCCATCAGGCTGGAGTACGTCACTGAGCTGGCTGTGCAGGCTGATGACGGGCTGAGGTTTTGTCTGCCTGCTGTGCTCAACCCTCGCTACCAACCTCAGG GTAGTGAAGGTGGCAGCGTCCAGGTGACATCTGTTCCAGCCTCTCTGGTGCCCTacagtctgtctttctctgcccGGGTGTCTTCTCCTCATCCAATCTCTAAAGTAGAGTCTAAGTGTTCCCTGGACCCTCTCCAGTACCTCAACACAGAGAAAACTCAGGCCACG GTCAAGTTGGCTGCAGGACACAAGTTCGACAGGGATGTTGAACTGTTGATTTATTACAAAGACGCCCACCAGCCCACTGCTGTGGTGGAAGCAGGACAGGCCTCTGCCAAGCCTG GCACTCTGATGGGTGATCCAGTGGTGATGTTGAGCCTGTACCCTGAGTTCCCCCAGGCTGTGATGTCTTCAGTCGTGTCATGTGGAGAGTTTGTGTTCTTGATTGATCGATCTGGAAGTATGGATTTTCCTATGGATAACCGCAACCAGAAAGAGACTCGCATTGGCAGTGCCAGG GATACTCTACTGCTCCTGCTGAAGAGTTTACCAATGGGCTGCTACTTCAACATCTACAGTTTCGGGTCCAGTTATCAACACATCTTCCC TAAGAGTGTGGAGTACAATGAGAAGACCATGGAAGAAGCTCTGAAGAAAGTTGAGGAGATGGGCGCTAATCTGGGAGGAACAGAGATCCTGAAGCCCCTCAAACATATTTACAGCCAGCCCTGCATTCCCAGTCAACCAAGacaa CTGTTTGTCTTTACTGACGGCGAGGTGGGGAACACCAAAGAAGTTATAAATCTGGTGAGGGACAACTCAGGCTCCCACAG GTGTTTCTCTTTTGGGATCGGGGAAGGAGCCAGCTCTGCTCTTATCAATGGGTTGGCCAAGGAAGGAGGAGGTCACGCTCAGTTCATCACAGGAACTGACAGGATGCAACCAAAA gTGATGCAGTCGCTGCGATTTGCTCTGCAGCCAGCTGTAGTGGACATCTCAGTCACATGGGATTTACCAAAGGCAGTGTCTGTCACTGTCCTCTCTCCACCCATCACAACAATTTtccagggtcaaaggtcactggtTTATGCTCAGCTCACTGGACAG agtccagaggcagCAGAGGGCTGTGTGACGGTGAAGTACAGCCTGGCAGGTCATCCATCCCAAAACCAGCTTCGCTTCAGTCTCAAACCTGCAGAGGACACTGG ATTAACAGTCCACAGGTTGGGTGCTCGGACTCTGATTCGCTCCCTTgagatggaagagagagagcgcagAGGACAGCAAGATGGACGAGTGAAGCAGAAGGTGGTGGAGCTCAGTGTCCAATCAGGAGTGAGCAGTTCCTTCACCGCCTTCATTGCTGTCAATAAAAGTGACAGCAAGGCGATTCAAGGACCTCTGTTGCGCAGAAATGTTCCAGCACCCA GGATGATGACGGGTTGTTGTGTGCCAGGGTATCCTAGCAGCCTTTATGGTGCTCCACCCATGGGAAATT cTCTGCCGTCCTTCGGCTCCTTTGATAACAGTTTTGCAGCCGCCATGCCCAAGCAGCCTCGCAGAGACCCTTTGCTGCAGTTGGTGTCCCTCCAGAAGGCGTCTGGTTGCTGGTTGCTTGAACCAGCTCTGGCTGCTGCACTGGGAAAAACCAGCGAGGAGGTGGAAAACCCCAAACCTTCAGCG GTGAACAAGGAAGTGTGGGCCACCATTCTGGCTCTGATCTGGCTTCATGGTTTCAAGTCAGATGTTCAGGATGAATGGGAGCTTCTGGCTATGAAGGCTGCATCATGGCTCTGTGCTCAGAAAG cacCATGTGTGACAGAGTGTGTGGAAGCTGGAAATGCACTGCTGGGTTGCAAGGTGCAGAAAGATTCACTGGGGATTTGA
- the LOC137185804 gene encoding von Willebrand factor A domain-containing protein 5A-like isoform X2: MNHCGLLTAKKEPVPLKSIEVELEVRDHVATVVSTLLYENKEDKPLEAVFVFPLPGDAAVCHFSAKIGQTQIVAEVKEKQKAHEEYDDALSSGQQAFLLEESDQSPDIFSLSVGSLPPGESASIRLEYVTELAVQADDGLRFCLPAVLNPRYQPQGSEGGSVQVTSVPASLVPYSLSFSARVSSPHPISKVESKCSLDPLQYLNTEKTQATVKLAAGHKFDRDVELLIYYKDAHQPTAVVEAGQASAKPGTLMGDPVVMLSLYPEFPQAVMSSVVSCGEFVFLIDRSGSMDFPMDNRNQKETRIGSARDTLLLLLKSLPMGCYFNIYSFGSSYQHIFPKSVEYNEKTMEEALKKVEEMGANLGGTEILKPLKHIYSQPCIPSQPRQLFVFTDGEVGNTKEVINLVRDNSGSHRCFSFGIGEGASSALINGLAKEGGGHAQFITGTDRMQPKVMQSLRFALQPAVVDISVTWDLPKAVSVTVLSPPITTIFQGQRSLVYAQLTGQSPEAAEGCVTVKYSLAGHPSQNQLRFSLKPAEDTGLTVHRLGARTLIRSLEMEERERRGQQDGRVKQKVVELSVQSGVSSSFTAFIAVNKSDSKAIQGPLLRRNVPAPIMIGGAVPQSLSTQSYDFAAPVMGSPLPSFGSFDNSFAAAMPKQPRRDPLLQLVSLQKASGCWLLEPALAAALGKTSEEVENPKPSAVNKEVWATILALIWLHGFKSDVQDEWELLAMKAASWLCAQKAPCVTECVEAGNALLGCKVQKDSLGI; this comes from the exons ATGAACCACTGTGGTCTGCTAACTGCCAAGAAGGAACCAG TTCCTCTGAAGAGCATTGAAGTGGAGCTGGAGGTGAGGGACCATGTGGCTACAGTGGTCTCCACTCTGCTCTACGAGAACAAGGAGGACAAACCACTGGAggctgtttttgtcttccctctGCCTGGAGatgctgctgtctgtcattTCAGTGCTAAGATTGGACAAACACAGATTGTAGCTGAGGTGAAGGAGAAACAGAAG GCTCATGAGGAGTATGATGATGCATTGAGCTCCGGTCAGCAGGCCTTCCTATTGGAGGAGAGTGATCAGAGCCCGGATATATTCTCTCTGAGTGTGGGCAGTCTGCCTCCAGGAGAGAGCGCCTCCATCAGGCTGGAGTACGTCACTGAGCTGGCTGTGCAGGCTGATGACGGGCTGAGGTTTTGTCTGCCTGCTGTGCTCAACCCTCGCTACCAACCTCAGG GTAGTGAAGGTGGCAGCGTCCAGGTGACATCTGTTCCAGCCTCTCTGGTGCCCTacagtctgtctttctctgcccGGGTGTCTTCTCCTCATCCAATCTCTAAAGTAGAGTCTAAGTGTTCCCTGGACCCTCTCCAGTACCTCAACACAGAGAAAACTCAGGCCACG GTCAAGTTGGCTGCAGGACACAAGTTCGACAGGGATGTTGAACTGTTGATTTATTACAAAGACGCCCACCAGCCCACTGCTGTGGTGGAAGCAGGACAGGCCTCTGCCAAGCCTG GCACTCTGATGGGTGATCCAGTGGTGATGTTGAGCCTGTACCCTGAGTTCCCCCAGGCTGTGATGTCTTCAGTCGTGTCATGTGGAGAGTTTGTGTTCTTGATTGATCGATCTGGAAGTATGGATTTTCCTATGGATAACCGCAACCAGAAAGAGACTCGCATTGGCAGTGCCAGG GATACTCTACTGCTCCTGCTGAAGAGTTTACCAATGGGCTGCTACTTCAACATCTACAGTTTCGGGTCCAGTTATCAACACATCTTCCC TAAGAGTGTGGAGTACAATGAGAAGACCATGGAAGAAGCTCTGAAGAAAGTTGAGGAGATGGGCGCTAATCTGGGAGGAACAGAGATCCTGAAGCCCCTCAAACATATTTACAGCCAGCCCTGCATTCCCAGTCAACCAAGacaa CTGTTTGTCTTTACTGACGGCGAGGTGGGGAACACCAAAGAAGTTATAAATCTGGTGAGGGACAACTCAGGCTCCCACAG GTGTTTCTCTTTTGGGATCGGGGAAGGAGCCAGCTCTGCTCTTATCAATGGGTTGGCCAAGGAAGGAGGAGGTCACGCTCAGTTCATCACAGGAACTGACAGGATGCAACCAAAA gTGATGCAGTCGCTGCGATTTGCTCTGCAGCCAGCTGTAGTGGACATCTCAGTCACATGGGATTTACCAAAGGCAGTGTCTGTCACTGTCCTCTCTCCACCCATCACAACAATTTtccagggtcaaaggtcactggtTTATGCTCAGCTCACTGGACAG agtccagaggcagCAGAGGGCTGTGTGACGGTGAAGTACAGCCTGGCAGGTCATCCATCCCAAAACCAGCTTCGCTTCAGTCTCAAACCTGCAGAGGACACTGG ATTAACAGTCCACAGGTTGGGTGCTCGGACTCTGATTCGCTCCCTTgagatggaagagagagagcgcagAGGACAGCAAGATGGACGAGTGAAGCAGAAGGTGGTGGAGCTCAGTGTCCAATCAGGAGTGAGCAGTTCCTTCACCGCCTTCATTGCTGTCAATAAAAGTGACAGCAAGGCGATTCAAGGACCTCTGTTGCGCAGAAATGTTCCAGCACCCA tCATGATAGGGGGGGCCGTGCCACAGAGTTTGTCTACACAGAGTTATGATTTTGCTGCTCCAGTCATGGGAAGTC cTCTGCCGTCCTTCGGCTCCTTTGATAACAGTTTTGCAGCCGCCATGCCCAAGCAGCCTCGCAGAGACCCTTTGCTGCAGTTGGTGTCCCTCCAGAAGGCGTCTGGTTGCTGGTTGCTTGAACCAGCTCTGGCTGCTGCACTGGGAAAAACCAGCGAGGAGGTGGAAAACCCCAAACCTTCAGCG GTGAACAAGGAAGTGTGGGCCACCATTCTGGCTCTGATCTGGCTTCATGGTTTCAAGTCAGATGTTCAGGATGAATGGGAGCTTCTGGCTATGAAGGCTGCATCATGGCTCTGTGCTCAGAAAG cacCATGTGTGACAGAGTGTGTGGAAGCTGGAAATGCACTGCTGGGTTGCAAGGTGCAGAAAGATTCACTGGGGATTTGA